The window GATTGGGTTAAACTATATAATGCTAACAAGAGCATTATCGGTGAGGATGCAACTCGTATCTATCCGCACACGATCCTGATTGTTCCGAAGAACTAATAGTTGATGATAATATGTTCGTTTTTCTAAAATTTTAATTCAAAAAGCTCTCAAACGCTTAAGTTTGAGAGCTTTTTGTTTTTTAATCCAAAAGGAGTCATTATTGAAATCAGCTCATGAACGCAATATCAAGTTAAAAGGCGTCAATCCGGTTCTTTTGTTAGGTCCCGGTGACAGTCATTTGAAAATTATCGAGAAGAGTTTCACTTCAAAAATAGTCGTTCGTGGCGATACGGTTTGGTTAAGCGGCACAGTTGATGAACTGGATAATATCGAGGAAGTTTTTACGGAGTTGATTTTTCTTTGCAATAAAAAATCGCAAATAGACCGCATAGATGTTGAAACGGTTATTCGGTTAGTTAAGTCGGGTCAAACGGAAGAAGCACCAGCCGACGACGTTTCGCATCATAAACACATCGACGAAGTCGTTCTTTTTACGCATCGTGATTATATAGAGGCCAAAACACAAGGTCAAACAGAGTATGTAAAACAAGCACGTCAAAACGACATTGTATTTGCAATCGGTCCTGCAGGGACCGGAAAAACGTATTTAGCCGTGGCGTTAGCGATGGCCGCGCTCAAGAATAAAGAAGTCGATAGAATTGTATTATCAAGACCGGCAGTAGAAACAGGAGAGAGCCTTGGATTTTTGCCGGGCGATCTGCGGGATAAGATTGATCCCTATCTTCGGCCATTGTATGATGCATTACATGATATGTTGCCGTCCAATAAACTTGAACGTTTCATGGAACAAGGTGTCATTGAAATCGTCCCGCTCGCGTATATGAGAGGACGTACTCTCAACAATGCATTCGTCATTTTAGATGAAGCTCAGAACACAACGCCGACACAAATGAAAATGTTTTTAACCCGGCTAGGGGCCAATTCCAAAGCGATCATTACCGGCGACATTACACAAAGCGATTTGCCGCGCGGTATGATGTCAGGCTTGCGTGAAGTCGAAGAAATTTTAATGGGCATCGAAGGTATTGCGTTTGTCTTTTTTGAAAAAACAGATGTTGTCAGACACCGGCTGGTTCGCGAAATTATCGAAGCCTATGATCAGCATACCGAATCGGATGCTAAACGAAATAATAATTTATCCATTCAGCGCGGCGGAGAGTAGTTATCTAGATTAAATTGCGCTGAGTTTGTTGCACAGAAATTAATTAGTAGTTGTAAAAGGAGTAATCATGAAGGAAGTTGTCATTGTGAGTGCGGTCAGAACTCCGATAGGTACGTTCCAGGGCTCACTCAGCAGCATCAATGCCACGCGTCTTGGAGCGCTCGTCGTTGAAGAGGCTATAAAACGCGCCGGAATACAAAAAACCGATGTCGATGAAGTGATCATGGGGAATGT is drawn from bacterium and contains these coding sequences:
- a CDS encoding PhoH family protein, whose protein sequence is MKSAHERNIKLKGVNPVLLLGPGDSHLKIIEKSFTSKIVVRGDTVWLSGTVDELDNIEEVFTELIFLCNKKSQIDRIDVETVIRLVKSGQTEEAPADDVSHHKHIDEVVLFTHRDYIEAKTQGQTEYVKQARQNDIVFAIGPAGTGKTYLAVALAMAALKNKEVDRIVLSRPAVETGESLGFLPGDLRDKIDPYLRPLYDALHDMLPSNKLERFMEQGVIEIVPLAYMRGRTLNNAFVILDEAQNTTPTQMKMFLTRLGANSKAIITGDITQSDLPRGMMSGLREVEEILMGIEGIAFVFFEKTDVVRHRLVREIIEAYDQHTESDAKRNNNLSIQRGGE
- a CDS encoding acetyl-CoA C-acyltransferase, producing MKEVVIVSAVRTPIGTFQGSLSSINATRLGALVVEEAIKRAGIQKTDVDEVIMGNV